A single window of Selenomonas sputigena DNA harbors:
- a CDS encoding polysaccharide deacetylase family protein produces the protein MTKFLRRFLPLFVLFFALLMAAGTGDLDARISQEVEQGAKVRILNYHMVNDMNHSLAVAPKDFDRQMAWLKKNGFQSITPEELYGALTGAGDLPEKPVMITFDDGYVDNYEKAYPILKKYGFKATILVVTEMVGKKKGYLTWEQLREMEQNGFSIEGHTMTHRALTSLTDDEVKEELSASKRMIEEKLGKTVTCFAYPGGAYNLHIANLVKEAGYKMAFTVRYGNADRASNLYAIDRVPIFHTENTEGSFQKRLRYLPIFENFGWQKR, from the coding sequence ATGACAAAATTTCTGCGGCGGTTTCTGCCGCTCTTCGTGCTGTTCTTTGCGCTGCTTATGGCGGCAGGTACGGGAGATCTTGATGCACGCATTTCGCAGGAGGTCGAGCAGGGGGCGAAGGTGCGCATTCTGAACTACCACATGGTCAACGACATGAATCATTCACTCGCCGTCGCACCGAAGGACTTTGATCGCCAGATGGCGTGGCTCAAGAAGAACGGCTTCCAGTCGATCACGCCTGAAGAGCTTTACGGCGCATTGACGGGAGCAGGCGATTTGCCTGAAAAGCCCGTGATGATTACATTTGACGACGGCTATGTCGACAACTATGAGAAGGCGTACCCGATTCTCAAGAAGTACGGCTTCAAGGCGACGATTCTCGTCGTCACGGAGATGGTGGGAAAGAAGAAGGGCTATCTGACGTGGGAGCAGCTGCGCGAGATGGAACAGAACGGCTTTTCCATCGAGGGGCACACGATGACACACCGCGCCTTGACGAGCCTCACGGATGATGAAGTCAAGGAGGAGCTTTCCGCTTCGAAGCGCATGATCGAGGAGAAGCTTGGCAAGACGGTCACATGTTTCGCCTACCCGGGGGGCGCGTACAACCTGCACATCGCGAATCTCGTGAAGGAAGCGGGCTACAAGATGGCGTTCACCGTGCGCTACGGCAACGCGGATCGCGCGAGCAATCTCTATGCGATCGACCGCGTGCCGATCTTCCATACGGAAAATACGGAAGGATCGTTTCAGAAGCGTCTACGCTACTTGCCGATTTTCGAGAATTTCGGCTGGCAGAAGCGGTAG
- the mraZ gene encoding division/cell wall cluster transcriptional repressor MraZ translates to MLMGEYTHTIDAKGRVILPVDFRPELGSSFVITKGLDNCLFLYGEEEWERLSAKLKALPMSKPEARAFARFFFAGARKLELDRQGRFLVPANLRAYASLKKDVVLNGVMTRAEIWSRTAWDAYNAEVNPMVTKIAETLTDLGI, encoded by the coding sequence ATGTTGATGGGCGAATACACGCATACGATCGACGCGAAGGGGCGCGTGATCCTGCCTGTGGATTTTCGCCCGGAGCTCGGCAGCTCGTTTGTCATCACGAAGGGGCTTGACAACTGCCTCTTTCTCTACGGCGAGGAGGAATGGGAGCGGCTGTCGGCAAAGCTCAAGGCGCTGCCGATGTCGAAGCCCGAGGCTCGCGCCTTTGCCCGCTTCTTCTTTGCGGGCGCACGCAAGCTGGAATTGGACAGGCAAGGACGCTTCCTCGTGCCTGCGAACCTGCGCGCCTATGCGAGTCTCAAGAAGGACGTCGTCCTGAACGGCGTCATGACGCGCGCCGAAATCTGGAGCCGCACGGCTTGGGATGCTTATAACGCCGAGGTGAATCCGATGGTCACGAAGATCGCGGAGACGCTGACGGATCTCGGGATTTGA
- the rsmH gene encoding 16S rRNA (cytosine(1402)-N(4))-methyltransferase RsmH: MEFRHTSVMPEETLAALAVKPAGTYVDCTLGGAGHARRIADRLSPAGRLIGLDQDEAAIRAAKKRLANVSCRVDVVRSNFRALDSVLQSLGVTSVDGVLFDLGVSSHQIDTAERGFSYMQDAPLDMRMDTSRLLSAHEVVNEYDEAELWRIFRDYGEERWAKRIAAFIAAARQEKPIETTGELVDIVCRAVPKGVRRAAGGHPAKRIFQAIRIEVNDELGILQASVENAVHALAPGGRIAVLTFHSLEDRIVKQAFKELARGCICPPELPVCVCGHEPKVRLLGKAQKPSAAESAENPRAKSAKLRVAEKL, from the coding sequence ATGGAGTTTCGCCATACGAGCGTGATGCCGGAGGAGACTCTGGCGGCTCTCGCCGTGAAGCCTGCGGGCACTTACGTCGACTGTACGCTGGGCGGCGCGGGTCACGCGCGGCGCATCGCTGACAGGCTCTCTCCCGCAGGACGGCTCATCGGACTCGACCAGGATGAGGCGGCAATCCGCGCGGCGAAGAAGCGGCTTGCCAACGTCTCGTGCCGCGTCGACGTCGTGCGCTCGAATTTCCGTGCGCTCGACTCGGTTCTGCAAAGTCTCGGCGTCACCTCTGTCGACGGCGTGCTCTTCGACCTCGGCGTGTCGTCGCATCAGATCGATACGGCAGAGCGCGGCTTTTCCTACATGCAGGACGCACCGCTCGACATGCGCATGGACACGTCGCGTCTCCTGTCGGCGCACGAGGTTGTCAACGAATATGACGAGGCGGAGCTTTGGCGCATCTTCCGCGACTACGGCGAGGAGCGCTGGGCGAAGCGCATTGCCGCATTCATCGCAGCAGCGCGGCAGGAAAAGCCCATCGAGACGACGGGCGAACTCGTTGACATCGTCTGCCGCGCCGTGCCCAAGGGCGTGCGCCGCGCGGCGGGCGGCCATCCGGCGAAGCGCATCTTCCAGGCGATCCGCATCGAGGTGAACGACGAACTCGGCATCCTGCAGGCAAGCGTTGAGAATGCGGTGCACGCGCTCGCGCCCGGTGGCAGGATCGCCGTCCTCACGTTTCACTCGCTTGAAGACCGCATCGTCAAGCAGGCATTCAAGGAACTCGCACGCGGCTGTATCTGCCCGCCCGAGCTTCCCGTCTGCGTTTGCGGTCACGAGCCTAAGGTCAGGCTCTTGGGCAAGGCGCAGAAGCCGAGCGCCGCAGAGTCTGCAGAGAATCCGCGCGCCAAGAGCGCGAAATTGCGCGTGGCTGAGAAATTATAG
- the ftsL gene encoding cell division protein FtsL: MLARQREYEYYEEELQPQRIEKPAPPPKRRPTLNTHLRSRCFLLLALVSIMAMAVTIRSGITASRGYDLVKIQQQAETLEKENEHLKIEIAQMKSPERVRRIATEKLGMSTPKTVYFATGAKE; this comes from the coding sequence ATGCTCGCAAGACAAAGGGAGTATGAGTATTATGAGGAGGAGCTGCAGCCGCAGCGGATCGAGAAGCCCGCGCCGCCTCCTAAGCGGCGGCCGACGCTCAACACGCATCTGCGCTCCCGCTGCTTCTTGCTGCTCGCGCTGGTCTCTATCATGGCGATGGCGGTGACGATCCGAAGCGGCATCACGGCGAGCCGCGGCTACGATCTCGTGAAGATCCAACAGCAGGCGGAAACGCTCGAAAAGGAAAATGAGCATCTGAAGATCGAGATCGCACAGATGAAATCGCCCGAGCGCGTGCGCCGCATCGCGACGGAAAAGCTCGGCATGAGCACGCCGAAGACGGTCTACTTTGCGACAGGTGCGAAGGAATAG
- a CDS encoding UDP-N-acetylmuramoyl-L-alanyl-D-glutamate--2,6-diaminopimelate ligase codes for MAMKTLAELAALVEGAEIKGDAAAKIADIVHDSREVTEGTLFVAIEGLHVDGHSFIAQAVEKGACAILTERGIEIPEGAAAVLRVPNLAAALEVIVPFFHDYPSRKMRIIGITGTNGKTTTSYMTRAILREAGYKVGIIGTIQILVEDEALPIHNTTPDVVVLERTLAYMARRGMDFVVMEVSSHALDQNRVAGIEFDTAVFTNLTQDHLDYHKTLENYKRAKARLFDLVSRKGAKEGKTAVVNIDDAAGETMLAHAKCAHLTYAVKKEAALRAENIRVHARGMELTLAGAFGRMDLSLGVTGIFNVYNVMSAVGAALAERIAPEAIKRALEAFKSVPGRFELVDAGQAFSIIVDYAHTPDGLENILNTAREIAAGRILTVFGCGGDRDRTKRPIMGRIAAALSDVVLVTSDNPRTEDPARILDEVEVGVLEKIGDKRHEKIADRRTAIVRAVALAEKDDIVIIAGKGHENYQILKDKTIHFDDKEVAREAVAAREKSYAMRFSLADVERAAEAEAVRTAADIAFSDIVTDTRKIAAGSLFVALRGERFDGADFAVQAVEKGAAGVLVAADTPEAKLPKTGVVLKAKDTLLAYQQIAAAWRRKFSIPVVAITGSNGKTTTKDLTAAVLGARLLVQKTAANYNNEIGLPLTLLGLRTAHEAAVVEIGMRGLGQIAALAPLAAPTVAIVTNVGEVHMELLGSIENIARAKAELVEAVEPGGTVILNADDARVLAMREKAKAGVRVVTFGLSRDADVRAVAVGKAEGGMRFMLEWKNERGRLERHELFLPMPGRHNVSNALAAIAAARVLGLSLTDVRRGLAVPPAQKMRFAVEKCGAYTFVNDAYNASPASTRASLKTLAEMFAGRKIAVLGDMLELGSASKSGHASVGEEAAHLGFAAVLSRGEESRFIVEAAEAGGVPLVERMASHEAAAARLKEILQPGDAVLFKGSRGMKMDGIIPLLKKALEAGK; via the coding sequence ATGGCAATGAAGACGCTTGCCGAGTTGGCGGCGCTCGTCGAGGGCGCTGAAATCAAGGGAGATGCAGCTGCGAAGATCGCGGACATCGTGCACGATTCGCGCGAGGTGACGGAGGGGACGCTCTTCGTCGCCATCGAGGGGCTGCATGTCGACGGTCATTCCTTCATCGCGCAGGCGGTCGAGAAGGGCGCGTGCGCGATTCTGACGGAGCGCGGGATTGAGATTCCCGAGGGTGCGGCGGCGGTTCTTCGCGTGCCGAATCTTGCGGCGGCGCTTGAGGTCATCGTGCCGTTTTTCCATGACTACCCGTCGCGAAAGATGCGCATCATCGGCATCACGGGCACGAACGGCAAGACGACGACGAGTTACATGACGCGTGCCATCCTGCGCGAGGCGGGGTACAAGGTCGGAATCATTGGCACGATTCAGATCCTCGTTGAGGATGAGGCTCTGCCGATTCACAATACGACGCCCGACGTCGTCGTCCTGGAGCGAACGCTCGCCTATATGGCGCGGCGTGGCATGGATTTCGTCGTCATGGAGGTTTCTTCGCATGCGCTCGATCAGAACCGTGTGGCGGGCATCGAATTCGATACGGCGGTATTCACGAACCTCACGCAGGATCATCTCGACTATCATAAGACGCTCGAAAACTACAAGCGCGCGAAAGCGCGCCTTTTCGACCTTGTGAGCCGCAAGGGTGCGAAGGAGGGTAAGACGGCTGTCGTCAATATCGACGATGCGGCGGGCGAAACAATGCTCGCCCATGCGAAGTGTGCGCATCTCACGTATGCCGTGAAGAAGGAAGCCGCCCTTCGCGCCGAGAACATCCGCGTCCATGCGCGGGGCATGGAACTGACGCTTGCAGGCGCTTTCGGCAGGATGGATCTTTCGCTCGGCGTCACGGGAATCTTCAACGTCTACAACGTCATGAGCGCCGTCGGCGCGGCGCTCGCGGAAAGGATCGCGCCCGAGGCGATCAAGAGGGCGCTCGAAGCTTTCAAGAGCGTGCCCGGGCGCTTTGAGCTCGTCGATGCGGGGCAGGCGTTCTCCATCATCGTCGACTATGCGCATACGCCCGACGGCTTGGAGAACATCCTGAATACGGCGCGGGAGATTGCGGCGGGACGCATCCTCACGGTGTTCGGCTGCGGCGGCGACCGCGACCGCACGAAGCGGCCGATCATGGGGCGCATCGCGGCGGCTCTTTCTGACGTCGTACTCGTGACCTCGGACAATCCGCGCACGGAAGATCCCGCGCGCATCCTCGATGAGGTCGAGGTCGGCGTGCTTGAGAAGATCGGCGACAAGCGCCATGAAAAGATCGCCGACCGCCGCACGGCGATCGTGCGTGCCGTGGCGCTCGCCGAAAAGGACGACATCGTCATCATCGCGGGCAAGGGGCACGAGAATTACCAGATCTTGAAGGACAAGACGATCCACTTCGACGACAAGGAAGTCGCCCGCGAGGCCGTCGCCGCGCGGGAGAAAAGCTATGCGATGCGCTTTTCGCTCGCCGATGTCGAGCGCGCGGCGGAGGCTGAAGCCGTGCGCACGGCGGCGGACATCGCATTTTCCGACATCGTGACGGATACGCGAAAGATTGCGGCGGGATCGCTCTTCGTCGCGCTTCGGGGCGAGCGCTTTGACGGCGCGGACTTCGCGGTGCAGGCGGTCGAAAAGGGCGCGGCGGGCGTGCTCGTAGCGGCTGATACGCCCGAGGCGAAGCTGCCGAAGACGGGCGTCGTGCTCAAGGCGAAGGACACCCTGCTCGCCTATCAGCAGATCGCCGCCGCGTGGCGCAGGAAGTTTTCCATCCCCGTCGTCGCCATCACAGGATCGAACGGCAAGACGACGACCAAAGACTTGACGGCCGCTGTGCTCGGCGCACGCCTTCTTGTGCAGAAGACGGCGGCGAACTATAACAACGAGATCGGCCTGCCGCTGACGCTCCTTGGCCTTCGCACCGCGCACGAGGCGGCTGTCGTCGAGATCGGCATGAGAGGACTCGGGCAGATCGCCGCGCTCGCGCCGCTCGCCGCGCCGACCGTCGCCATCGTGACGAACGTCGGCGAGGTGCACATGGAGCTTCTCGGCTCGATCGAGAACATCGCGAGGGCGAAGGCGGAGCTTGTCGAGGCTGTGGAGCCGGGCGGCACGGTCATACTGAACGCCGACGATGCGCGCGTCCTAGCGATGCGCGAGAAGGCGAAGGCGGGCGTGCGCGTCGTGACCTTCGGGCTTTCGCGCGATGCCGATGTGCGTGCCGTCGCCGTCGGCAAGGCCGAGGGCGGCATGAGATTCATGCTGGAATGGAAAAACGAGCGCGGGCGACTGGAACGGCACGAGCTCTTCCTGCCGATGCCAGGGAGACACAATGTGTCGAATGCGCTCGCCGCCATCGCTGCGGCCCGCGTGCTCGGCCTTTCTCTCACGGATGTCCGGCGCGGACTCGCCGTGCCGCCTGCGCAGAAGATGCGCTTTGCCGTCGAGAAGTGCGGCGCATACACCTTCGTCAACGACGCTTACAATGCGAGTCCCGCATCGACACGCGCGTCCTTGAAGACGCTCGCTGAGATGTTCGCGGGCAGGAAGATCGCCGTTCTCGGCGACATGCTCGAACTCGGCAGCGCGTCGAAGAGCGGCCACGCGAGCGTGGGCGAGGAGGCGGCGCATCTGGGCTTTGCCGCCGTCCTCTCGCGCGGCGAGGAGAGCCGCTTCATCGTGGAGGCCGCAGAGGCGGGCGGCGTGCCGCTCGTCGAGCGCATGGCGTCGCACGAGGCGGCGGCGGCAAGGCTCAAAGAGATCCTGCAGCCGGGCGACGCCGTGCTCTTCAAAGGCTCGCGCGGCATGAAGATGGATGGGATCATCCCCCTGTTGAAGAAGGCGCTGGAGGCAGGCAAATGA
- the mraY gene encoding phospho-N-acetylmuramoyl-pentapeptide-transferase, whose translation MMDVNTTALSLAGAAALAAVLVLAAGPFVIPELHKLKFGQSIREEGPKSHQAKSGTPTMGGIVIIAAITLATLAAVPLTAGVWLALFVMLGHFALGFLDDYIKVVKKRNLGLKARQKLLGQIVIAVVVIFFAQHELGIATTVWLPLVHAELDIGLFYYPLVLFVLVGTSNAVNLTDGLDGLAAGTVTVAALAYMAVALAFGATGLAVFAAAIAGASCAFLRFNHHPARVFMGDTGSLALGGAIAALGILTHTEILLAVIGIVFVAEALSVIIQVISFKTTGKRVFLMSPIHHHFELKGWQETRVVHTFWLVGAVFAALGAWLAY comes from the coding sequence ATGATGGATGTGAATACGACGGCGCTTTCTCTTGCAGGAGCGGCGGCGCTCGCCGCCGTCCTCGTGCTCGCGGCCGGCCCCTTCGTGATTCCCGAGCTGCACAAGCTGAAGTTCGGGCAGAGCATACGCGAGGAAGGGCCGAAGAGCCATCAGGCGAAGAGCGGCACGCCGACGATGGGCGGCATCGTGATCATCGCCGCCATCACGCTCGCGACGCTTGCCGCCGTGCCCTTGACGGCGGGCGTATGGCTCGCGCTCTTCGTGATGCTCGGGCACTTCGCGCTCGGCTTCCTCGATGACTACATCAAGGTCGTGAAGAAGCGCAACCTTGGCCTCAAGGCGCGGCAGAAGCTCTTGGGGCAGATCGTCATCGCCGTCGTCGTCATTTTTTTCGCACAGCATGAACTCGGCATTGCGACGACGGTCTGGCTGCCGCTCGTGCACGCGGAGCTTGACATCGGGCTCTTCTACTACCCGCTCGTGCTCTTCGTGCTCGTCGGCACGAGCAACGCCGTGAATCTCACGGACGGTCTCGACGGCCTCGCGGCGGGCACGGTCACGGTCGCCGCGCTCGCCTACATGGCGGTCGCGCTCGCTTTTGGCGCGACGGGGCTTGCCGTGTTCGCGGCGGCGATTGCGGGCGCTTCGTGCGCCTTTTTGCGCTTCAATCATCATCCGGCTCGCGTCTTCATGGGCGATACGGGATCCTTGGCGCTCGGCGGCGCGATCGCCGCGCTCGGCATTCTCACACATACGGAAATTTTGCTCGCCGTCATCGGCATCGTCTTTGTCGCCGAGGCGCTTTCCGTTATCATCCAGGTCATCTCCTTCAAGACGACGGGAAAGCGCGTCTTCCTCATGAGTCCGATTCATCACCACTTCGAGCTAAAGGGGTGGCAGGAGACGCGCGTCGTCCATACGTTCTGGCTCGTCGGTGCCGTCTTTGCGGCGCTCGGCGCATGGCTCGCATATTGA
- the murD gene encoding UDP-N-acetylmuramoyl-L-alanine--D-glutamate ligase, which translates to MHLDTDFKGKKVLVVGAGISGFAAAKVLRRLGAKVMLSDAKDEAAIKEDVSELRELGIGLIFGAQEAALLDSCDLLVLSPAVPVAIPLAEEAKRRGIRITSEVELAATLAKSPIFAVTGTNGKTTTTTLLGLLLAEKFGKEKTRVGGNIGYPLSEAVLEAGEGGAVAAEISSYQMEATEHFRPKVAAVLNVTPDHIKRHGSMEVYQAMKERLFREMATGDWLVLNYDDERTRSMQARAACPVFFFSRREALEEGALLLGDKLVLRQGGEEIVLVTTAELGIKGAHNVENALAAAAMAHLAGVEAEAIRRVLRSFKGVEHRIEHFLDLAGVAWYNDSKATNTDSAIKALESFSDGIVLIAGGDDKMTDLTDFMHLVSERCTELILVGDAAVRFAEAARAAGFPAAHIHDAAYSMKTAVYIARRLAKPPAVVLLSPACASFDMFDGFEERGEVFKRLARELA; encoded by the coding sequence TTGCATCTCGATACGGATTTCAAAGGAAAGAAGGTTCTCGTCGTCGGCGCCGGGATCAGCGGCTTTGCGGCGGCGAAGGTTCTCAGGAGGCTCGGCGCGAAGGTCATGCTTTCCGATGCGAAGGACGAGGCGGCGATCAAAGAAGATGTCTCTGAGCTTCGCGAACTCGGCATCGGGCTGATTTTCGGCGCACAGGAAGCCGCGCTCCTGGACAGCTGCGATCTTCTCGTGCTCTCGCCCGCCGTTCCCGTCGCCATCCCGCTCGCCGAGGAGGCGAAGCGGCGCGGCATCCGCATCACGAGCGAAGTGGAGTTGGCGGCGACGCTTGCCAAGTCGCCGATCTTCGCCGTGACGGGGACGAACGGCAAGACGACGACGACGACGCTCCTGGGGCTGCTGCTCGCCGAGAAGTTCGGCAAGGAGAAGACGCGCGTCGGCGGCAACATCGGCTATCCGCTGTCGGAGGCGGTGCTGGAGGCGGGCGAGGGCGGCGCGGTTGCCGCCGAGATTTCGAGCTACCAGATGGAGGCGACGGAGCACTTCCGTCCGAAGGTAGCCGCCGTCCTCAACGTGACGCCCGACCACATCAAGCGGCACGGCTCGATGGAAGTCTATCAGGCGATGAAGGAGCGGCTTTTCCGCGAGATGGCAACAGGCGATTGGCTCGTCCTGAACTACGACGACGAGAGGACGCGCTCGATGCAGGCGCGTGCCGCGTGCCCCGTATTTTTCTTCAGCCGCAGGGAGGCGCTCGAAGAGGGCGCTTTGCTCTTAGGCGACAAGCTCGTCCTGCGCCAGGGCGGCGAGGAGATCGTGCTCGTGACGACGGCGGAGCTTGGCATCAAGGGGGCGCACAACGTTGAGAATGCGCTCGCGGCGGCGGCGATGGCGCACCTCGCGGGCGTTGAGGCTGAGGCGATCCGCCGCGTGCTGCGCTCCTTCAAGGGCGTTGAGCACCGCATCGAGCATTTTCTCGATCTCGCGGGCGTCGCCTGGTACAACGATTCCAAGGCGACGAATACGGACTCGGCGATCAAGGCGCTCGAATCCTTCTCGGACGGCATCGTGCTGATTGCGGGCGGCGACGACAAGATGACGGATCTGACGGACTTCATGCATCTCGTCTCGGAGCGCTGCACGGAACTGATCCTCGTCGGCGACGCCGCTGTTCGCTTCGCCGAAGCGGCGCGCGCAGCGGGTTTTCCCGCCGCGCACATCCACGACGCCGCGTACTCGATGAAGACGGCGGTCTACATCGCGCGTCGTCTGGCGAAGCCGCCTGCCGTCGTGCTCTTGTCGCCCGCGTGCGCGAGCTTCGACATGTTCGACGGCTTCGAGGAGCGCGGCGAGGTGTTCAAGCGCTTGGCACGCGAGCTGGCATAG
- the murG gene encoding undecaprenyldiphospho-muramoylpentapeptide beta-N-acetylglucosaminyltransferase, with protein sequence MKIIVSGGGTGGHIYPALTLVSALAKKERTAEFLYVGTQKGLEADIIPKEGIPFETVDIEGLKRSFSPANIVRLGRAMHGVAEAAAIVRRFRPDVVIGTGGYVCGPILMAASLAHVPTLIQEQNVVPGVTNKILSKFVTKIAVGTEEALCRFPRKKAVFTGNPIRREVMTASREKALETFGFDAAKRTVLVSGGSRGARSIDRAMVGVLQAAQKYPKVQFLLVTGRGEYEDVMRRLEEAGVDIAAAPHIKVEPYLYNMPEAMAMADLAVFRAGATGLAELTARGVPAILVPYPYAAENHQEYNARALERAGAARVILDRDLTDKTLSALLGELLSEEGKLRRMAEKSRALGRPEAADEIADLVLEIAKD encoded by the coding sequence ATGAAGATCATCGTTTCGGGCGGCGGCACGGGTGGCCACATATATCCGGCGCTGACGCTTGTGAGCGCTCTCGCCAAGAAGGAGCGCACGGCGGAATTTCTCTACGTCGGCACGCAGAAAGGCCTGGAAGCCGACATCATACCGAAGGAAGGCATCCCCTTTGAAACCGTCGATATCGAGGGGCTCAAGCGCAGTTTCTCGCCCGCGAACATCGTGCGGCTCGGACGCGCCATGCACGGCGTTGCAGAGGCGGCGGCCATCGTGCGCCGCTTCCGCCCCGACGTCGTGATCGGCACGGGCGGCTACGTCTGCGGGCCGATCCTCATGGCGGCGAGCCTCGCGCATGTGCCGACGCTCATTCAGGAGCAGAACGTCGTGCCCGGCGTGACGAACAAGATCTTGTCGAAGTTCGTGACGAAGATCGCCGTCGGCACGGAAGAGGCTCTGTGCCGCTTCCCGCGCAAAAAGGCGGTCTTTACGGGAAATCCCATCCGCCGCGAGGTCATGACGGCGAGCCGCGAGAAGGCGCTCGAAACGTTCGGCTTCGATGCGGCAAAGCGCACGGTACTCGTCTCGGGCGGCAGCCGCGGCGCGAGGAGCATCGACCGCGCGATGGTCGGCGTCCTGCAGGCGGCGCAGAAGTATCCCAAGGTGCAGTTCCTTCTCGTCACGGGAAGGGGCGAGTATGAGGACGTCATGCGCCGACTGGAGGAGGCGGGCGTGGATATTGCCGCCGCGCCGCACATCAAGGTCGAGCCTTACCTCTACAATATGCCCGAGGCGATGGCGATGGCGGATCTCGCCGTCTTCCGCGCAGGTGCGACGGGACTTGCCGAGCTCACGGCACGCGGCGTGCCCGCGATCTTGGTGCCGTATCCGTACGCGGCGGAGAACCATCAGGAGTACAATGCACGCGCCTTGGAGCGAGCGGGCGCGGCGCGCGTGATCTTGGATCGCGATCTCACGGACAAGACGCTTTCGGCGCTGCTCGGCGAGCTTTTGTCAGAAGAAGGAAAGCTCCGCCGCATGGCAGAGAAGAGCCGTGCGCTCGGCCGCCCCGAGGCGGCCGATGAGATTGCCGATCTCGTGCTGGAGATTGCGAAGGATTAG
- the murC gene encoding UDP-N-acetylmuramate--L-alanine ligase produces the protein MLKDIHKIHFVGIGGAGMSALAHILLEKGYEVTGSDLGSSALIEQLKGLGAHIHHGHRAENVHGAEAIVVSTAIPETNPEIVEAARLGLRRFHRSDINAALLNAAKGIAVAGAHGKTTTTSMLGVALDHAGISPTIIIGGEVDVLGGNAKLGKGEYLVSEADESDGSFLKLRPHIAVVTNIEDDHLDHYGTLANIRKAFREFLENIKPGGHAVLCFDNENVRDIAQTLGRKVISYAIDHEADYRAGKIEMHGAGVDFSVLHKGKDLGRVRLNLPGRHNVLDALATVVTGLSIGLTVEQMAAGLALFHGAKRRFQTKGRVQDVWVVDDYAHHPTEIATTLLAARQTKPRRIICAFQPHRYSRTKLLAAEFGGAFREADVLILTDIYSAGEAPIEGVSGRTILDAVRQTTGQDVVYIPHREDIAAHLAAIAQSGDIILTMGAGDIWKTGEELVALLEGK, from the coding sequence TTGCTGAAGGACATCCATAAGATACATTTTGTCGGTATCGGCGGTGCGGGCATGAGTGCGCTCGCGCACATTCTGCTGGAAAAGGGCTATGAGGTGACAGGCTCCGACCTCGGCTCTTCCGCGCTGATCGAGCAGCTCAAGGGTCTCGGCGCGCACATCCATCACGGGCATCGCGCAGAGAACGTGCACGGGGCAGAAGCCATCGTCGTCTCGACGGCGATTCCTGAGACGAATCCCGAGATTGTCGAGGCAGCGCGGCTCGGCCTGCGTCGCTTCCATCGCTCGGACATCAATGCCGCGCTCCTCAATGCGGCGAAAGGCATCGCCGTGGCGGGAGCGCACGGCAAGACGACGACGACCTCGATGCTCGGCGTCGCGCTCGACCATGCGGGCATCTCGCCGACGATCATCATCGGCGGAGAGGTCGATGTCCTCGGCGGCAACGCGAAGCTCGGCAAGGGCGAGTATCTCGTTTCCGAAGCTGATGAGAGTGACGGCTCGTTCCTGAAGCTCCGGCCGCACATCGCCGTCGTCACGAACATCGAGGACGATCATCTCGATCACTACGGCACGCTCGCGAACATTCGCAAGGCATTTCGCGAATTTCTGGAAAACATCAAGCCCGGCGGCCACGCCGTCCTGTGCTTTGACAACGAGAACGTGCGAGACATCGCTCAGACGCTCGGCCGCAAGGTCATCTCCTACGCCATCGACCATGAGGCGGACTACCGCGCGGGCAAGATCGAGATGCACGGCGCGGGCGTTGATTTCTCCGTGCTGCACAAAGGAAAGGATCTCGGCCGCGTGCGCCTCAATCTGCCCGGCAGGCACAACGTGCTCGACGCACTCGCGACCGTCGTCACGGGCCTGTCCATCGGCTTGACGGTCGAGCAGATGGCGGCGGGACTGGCGCTCTTTCACGGCGCGAAACGGCGCTTCCAGACGAAGGGGCGCGTGCAGGACGTATGGGTCGTCGACGATTACGCGCATCATCCGACGGAGATCGCGACGACGCTCCTCGCGGCGCGTCAGACGAAGCCGCGCCGCATCATCTGCGCCTTTCAGCCGCATCGCTACTCGCGCACGAAGCTTCTTGCCGCTGAGTTCGGCGGCGCTTTTCGCGAGGCGGACGTGCTCATACTGACGGATATTTATTCGGCGGGAGAAGCGCCGATCGAGGGCGTGTCGGGGCGCACGATCCTCGACGCCGTGCGGCAGACGACGGGACAGGACGTGGTCTATATTCCGCATCGGGAAGATATTGCCGCGCACCTCGCCGCCATCGCACAGTCCGGCGACATCATCCTCACGATGGGGGCGGGCGATATATGGAAAACGGGCGAGGAACTGGTCGCTCTTTTGGAGGGGAAATAA